The Fontisubflavum oceani genomic interval AAAGGTTTCGCGGAAATGCACCAGTCGAATTGAACGTTGCGTCAAAGCGTCAGTTTGGGGGCGCTAGGGCAGGACGATTTCGTCGGCGCGGATCAGGCCCAATACACTGCGGGCTTGCTCATCCAAAAGATCGAGGTCGAGATAATCATCCGACAGGCGCCGGGTCAGGATTTCCATCTCGGCGGTCTCGGCTTGCAACTCGGCCAGTTCAATCCGCAGGCTTTCGGCCTCCGCCTCCACTTGGATGCGATGGAACAGGCCGAAATTCCCTTGCACAGCGGCAAAGGTGAAATAGGCCCCGACGAACAAGAGAGCCATCGGGATCAACAATCCGGAAAGAGAGCGCTTTTTCTGCATAGTCTCTTCTGCCGCCTCAAGATCGCGCCACCTCTGCCGGGCGGCTGCATGGCGGAGATTCGCATATCTCGAATCAAAAGGGAATCCCCTGAAATCAAAAAGATTTTGCGCTATCATGGCGTTGGAGGTGTGAGATGGATGCCAGATCGGATTTGCCAAATCATGAGGTGACCAACCAGCCACCACCGCGCGGGGATCGCGATCTTTGGGCCAGCGACGCGGTGTTGAGGTCCCATGCGATTGGCGCGAATGAGGATGTGCTGGCGGGATATGGCGCGGCGCTTGGCCGGGCAGAGATGCGGGACGCGGCGCGGCAGGCCGAACAGATCGCGCCGGACTTGCAGCTCTTCGATCCTGGCGGGCGTCGGCTGGACGAGGTGCGGTTTTCCCCTGGGTATCATCAGTTGATGACGCTTGGGCTCGAGGCCGGCTACGCTGCCGGGCCGTGGACGGGCGGCAGCCATGTGACCCACGCGGCGCAGGTCTATCTACACTCGCAGGTGGAGCCGGGCACCTGCTGCCCGATGACAATGACCTACGCCGCCGTCCCGGCACTTGCCGCAAGCCCGGCGCTGGCCGCGCGATGGAGGCCGAAACTGACCGCGCCCGCCTATGACCCGCGCGTGGCCCCGATCCATCATAAACAAGCCGCAACGCTTGGTATGGCGATGACCGAGAAACAGGGTGGATCGGATGTGCGGGCGAATACCACCCGCGCGGAGCCGGATGGTGAGGCCTACCGGTTGACAGGACACAAATGGTTCTGCTCCGCGCCGATGTCGGATGGTTTCCTGACCCTGGCCCAGGCCCCGGGCGGTCTAAGCTGTTTCCTAGTTCCGCGCTGGCTGGAGGGGGAGCGCAACGCGATCCATCTGATGCGGCTGAAAGACAAGCTTGGCAATCGCGCCAATGCCTCGGCGGAGGTCGAATATCACGGCGCGCTGGTCTATCTGGTCGGCGAAGAGGGCCGGGGCGTGCAGGCGATCATCGAGATGGTGCATCACACGCGGCTCGATACCGCCATCGCGCCGGCGGGCTTGATGCGCGCGGCGCTGGATCACCTGCATCACTGGACCCGCCATCGCACCGCGTTTCAGCGCAAGCTGGTCGATCAACCGCTGATGCAAAGCCTCTTGGCCGATCTGGTGCTGGATTGGGAAGGCGCAACGGCCCTTGGCCTGCGCGTGGCCCGCGCCTTCGATGGCGACACGCCGGAGGATCGGGCCTTTGCCCGGATCGCTGTCGCCTTGGCAAAATTCCTCAACAACAAGCTCTGCCCGCGTGTGGTGGTCGAGGCGATGGAGGGGCTGGGCGGCATGGGTTATGTCGAGGAGACGGGCCTGCCGATGCTGTACCGCGAGGCGCCGCTCAACGGGATATGGGAAGGTTCGGGCAATGTGATCTGCCTCGACATCCTGCGCAGCTTGGCGAAAGACCCACTGGCCGGAGAGACCCTCGCGGTGGAGTTATTGGCCGCCAAAGGCGCGGATCGCAATTATGATACGGCCCTCGCTGCACACAACGCACGCTGGCCAAAGGGACCCGAGGAGGCCGAGGCCCGTTGGTTCGCCGAAAGCCTCGCGGTTTTGCTCACCGCCTCGGTCCTGATCCGACAGGCCCCCGGCGCGGTCGCCGAGGGGTTCTGCGCGACCCGCCTTGCCGGAGAGAGAGGCCATATCGCGGGCGCGATCAGTGGCTTGAACACCGGCGCCTTGTTAGAACGGCTCGGGCCCTAGGCCGTCCGTCTTCTTCTCTGCTTCCCAAATATCCCGGGGGTCTGGGGGCAGCGCCCCCAGGCACTTGCCTCAGGTGATGGACGCCGCGTGGATGCTGTCGATCGAGGCCGCGATCTGGGCGTTGAATTCGGCATCCGATTGCTGCGCCGACAGGCCTTCAGTCAGCGCGCGGGAAAAGCTGGCGATCACGCCTGCGTTCTCCGCTAGTTTCGCGTTTGCGTCATCGCGAGAATAACCGCCGGACAGGGCCACAACCCGCATCACAGCAGGGTGCTCCACCAATGGTTTGTAGAGGTTCGGCTGGCTCGGTAGGGTGAGTTTCAACATCACTTGCTGACCTGCGGGCAGCGCGTCCAGATGGTGGGTCAGTTCGGCCAGCAGGATGTCTTCCGCTTCGGCCTTGTCGGCGATGGAAATCGTGACCTCCGGTTCGATGATCGGCATCAGACCCTTGGCGGTCACCTGCGCCGCGATCTCGAATTGCTGCGCCACATTGGCCGCGATCCCGGTGGGCGACGCGGCATTGATCACCGAACGCATTTTCGTGCCGAAAATGCCAGCGGCCATGGCCCGGTCGAGCAGATCATCCAGACCGGGCATTGGCTTCATCAGCTGAACACCGTCCGCCTCGGCCTCCAAGCCCTTGTCGATCTTCAGAAATGGCACCACGCCACGCTCTTCCCAAAGATACTGCGCCGCAGGTTTACCGCCGATCTCGCGCTCCATCGTCATCTCAAACAGGATCGCGCCGATGACCTTCTCGCCAGTGAAGGCAGGGGATGTCGCGATCCGGGCGCGCATGGCGTGGATCAGGTCGAACATCTCGGCCTCGGAGCCATAGGCGTCTTCGCCGATGCCATAAAGCTTGAGTGCTTTCGGGGTCGATCCGCCGGATTGGTCCAGCGCGGCGATGAACCCGGGGCCAGAGGTCATTTGGGCGGCTTGTGCATCGGTCATGGGCGGGGCCTCGGGCTTGTGAATGGGAACTGGCCCTGTCCTATGATGGGTCGGGGCGACGGGCAAGCATGATGGCGCTAACGCGCGGATTTGCCCACCGCCCAGAGTCTGGGCGTGGCCGGTTACGGCGCGCGGAACCGGCTGGCCAGATCGAGCGCGATCCAGTCGGCCAGGGCGGTGCGTTGGGTCTCGGCGCTGAGCGCGATCCAGAACGCCCGGACCTCGGGGCCGCGCGCGCCAAACCGCGCTTCGATCTCTTCGCGCAACACCGTCGCGCCGATATCGCCCGCCGCTTCGGCCAGGAGCGCATAGTAGTACGCCCGCTCATAGGCGCGCGGTGCGCCAAGCCCGGTGAAATGGGCCAGCGCCAGGGCGCGGAGCGCGCGCGGATCGTCGGTTGCGCCAATCGCCTCTGCCGGGCTTGGCGCGCCAATCGCTGCGAGATAGGCGGCCTGGGCTGCAACCACATCGGGGGTGGTGATCCGGGCCTCCAAGCCGTCCAACATCGAAATCGCCCCAGACACTTCTGCTGCAGACGCCCGGAGCGCTTGCGGATATGCGGCTTGGGGGTCGGTCGGGGCAAGGGCGGTGGCCGCAAGCGCGGCGGCGTCGGCACCGAGCGGATCGGTCCCGTCCAAGAGCGGGGCGAGGAGATCGGGCACCAGTGCCGACCCCATCGGAACGCCGTCACCCGCCATCAGGGCGCGGGCCAGGTCCAACCGGTCTTGGGCGCTCAGATCGCCGCCATCGATCTGCGCCAGAAGGCCGGTATCGATGAGCCGCGCGCGGGAGAGCGGTGTCGCACGCGCATCCAACGCCAGGGCGGCGATCAAACCGTGCGGTTTCTCATAGGTGTCGGGCTCCAGCACAACGCCGCCGGGCGGCAGATCGGCCTCAATGGTGATCTCGCCGGGGTCGCGGATATAGGCCTCAACCTGGGTCATCAGCGCCTCAATGAAGTTCCGTTCAATCGCGCTGAGATTGCGGCTGCCACCTTCGGAGAGGGCGACGGTCAGTTGTTCGGTGCCTAGGGCGCGGATCGTTTCTGGCGCGCGCAGGTTCTCGGGCAAAAGCTGCGAGAAGGCCGCCCATCCGCCGCTATCGCGGAGGCTTGCGACGGCGCGCGTGACGCGGATGGCCGGATCGCCCGTGCCGCCAAACTCGTTCATGCGGGGCAGAAATGTGCCCGCTGCCGAGACGTCCAACACGGCCACGCTATTGATCGCGGCGGAGAGGTCAAAGAGGGTCGCCCCGGTGCCATAGACGTAATCGGCGCTGAGCGTCAGCCGGTCGAGGATGATCTCGTTGAACCCGGCGGTGCGCAGACCGATAGATGCCTCCTGCGGCAGGCAGGCGATACCAGCGGTTGCGCCGATCAAGGTCACGGCGATCTCGGTTGAAACCGAGAATGGTTCCGAGACGTCCGAGCTGATCACGACGCGTTCGACGGTGATCTCGCATTGCCCGGCGCGGTCATAGGGCAGGTTTGGCCGCGCGGTGACGCCGGAGAGCGAAATCGTGCCGCGCAGCACGTCGGTGGAGAGGTATTGGTACTCCAATTCCATCTGTGTCCGGGCCGCCGCGATCCCGACATTGGCCAGCGCCGTGGCAAGCCGGTCGGGGGCGAAAATCTCGGCAAACCCGGGGCGCGGGTCGCCCTCTTGCGCGGTTGCGGGCAGGGCCAGGGCAGTGACCAGGCACATCGCGCCGGTCAGGTGTTTCAATGCGGACATCAGCTATCTCTCCCCTTAAATGATGAGGAGAGACTAGCCGATTTTTGCGAATTCTATAGGCAGGTTTCCCTTACCGCCTGGATTGGTGCGGCGGGTCAGCCGGCGAGGGCGGCAACGCCGGGCAGGGTTTTGCCCTCCATCCACTCCAAAAACGCGCCGCCGGCGGTGGAGATGTACGTGAACCGGTCGGCAGCGCCAGCTTGGTTCAGCGCGGCCACGGTATCGCCGCCGCCTGCCACCGTGATCAGCTGGCCTTGAGCGGTGAGTTGCGCCGCGGCCTCGGCGGCTTGGTTGGTGGCGGCGTTGAACGGCTCCAACTCAAACGCGCCAAGCGGGCCATTCCAGATCAGCGTTTCGGAAGCGCCAAAAACGCCTTCAAGCGCCGCGACCGTGGCGGGCCCCGCATCGAGGATCATTGCATCTGTCGGGCATTGATCTGCGGGCAGTATCTCATGCGGCGCATGGGCCTCGAAGGCGCGGGCGACCACGATGTCTTTCGGCAGATGGATGGTGCAGCCGCTGGCCGCCGCCTTGGCCAAGACGGCGCGCGCCGTCTCTGCCATGTCTTGCTCGGCCAGCGAGGTGCCGATCTCATGCCCTTGGGCAAAGAGGAAGGTGTTGGCCATGCCGCCGCCGATCACCAGATGGTCGACCTTCTCGACCAGATTGCCCAGAAGATCGAGCTTGGTTGAGACTTTCGCGCCGCCAACGACGGCCACGACGGGGCGTTTCGGCGTGCTGAGCGCGGCTTCCAGCGCGCTCAACTCAGCCTGCATCAGACGCCCGGCGCAGGCGGGAAGCAACCGCGCGATCGCTTCGGTCGAGGCATGGGCGCGGTGCGCGGCGGAGAAGGCGTCATTGCAATAGATATCGGCCAGACCCGCCAGACGACCGGCGAACCCTGGGTCGTTCTTCTCTTCCCCCGGTGCGAAGCGGACATTTTCCAGAAGCAGGATCTCACCCGGCTGCAGCGCCTCGGCGGCGGCGCCATATTGGCCATCGGCGAAACCGACCGCTTGGCCAAAGGCGGTTTCCAGCGCGGGCAGAAGCGGGCGCAAGCTCATCTCCGGCACGACCTGGCCTTTGGGGCGGCCAAAATGCGCAACCAGGATCGGCATGCCGCCTTTGGCGAGGATGTCTTTGACCGTCGGCACGATCCTGTCGATGCGGGTCGTATCGGTGACCTTGCCATCTTCGACCGGCACATTGATGTCGACCCGGGTCAGCACCCGTTTGCCCGCGAGGTCCATATCATCAAGGGTTTTCCAGGTCATTTGTGCCTCCGCCTGCGTGCAAATCTGAGCTTAGGGCGTCCGGAGGCGCCCTATTGCCCGTTGTCAAAGTAACCCGGATGCGCCGGTGTCAGAGGTATTTTGCCATCTCAACGGCGGTGTCCGCCATGCGGCAAGAGAACCCCCATTCGTTGTCATACCAGATAAGAATGCGGCACATATTGCCATCCATCACTTTGGTCTGATCGGTGGCGAAGATCGAGCTGTGCGGGTCGTGGTTGAAATCCATCGAGACCAGCTTGTCATCGGTCACGCCCAGGATGCCCTTCAATGGGCCACTCGCCGCAGCTGCGTGGATCGCGGCGTTGATTTCCTCGATGCTGGTGTCACGAGCGGCCTCGAATGTCAGATCAACAGCGGAGACATTCGGGGTCGGCACGCGGATCGCGACGCCATCGAGTTTACCGTTCAACTCCGGCATCACCAGGCCCACGGCCTTCGCCGCGCCGGTGGAGGTCGGGATCATCGACATCGCGGCGGCGCGCGCGCGGTAGAGATCAGAATGCATCGTATCCAGCGTCGGCTGATCGCCGGTATAGGAGTGGATCGTGGTCATGAAGCCGCGTTTGATGCCGATTGTGTCATTGATCACTTTGGCCGGCGGTGTCAGGCAATTGGTGGTGCAAGACGCGCAAGAGACATGCAGGTCATCGGCGGTCAGGCTGTCATGGTTCACGCCATAGACAATGGTTTTATCCGCGCCGGAGGAGGGGGCAGAGACCAGGACGCGGCTGGCGCCGTTTTCCAAATGCACCTTCGCCTTATCCCCTTTGAAGATGCCGGTGCATTCGAGCACGATATCCACATCGCCCCAGGGAAGCTCCGCCGGGTTGCGAATGGCGGTCACGGCGATCGGCCCACGGCCAACATCAATGCTGTTTTCGGTCGTCGTCACCGTCCCGGGAAACCGGCCATGCACAGAATCGAAGCGCAGCAGATGAGCATTGGTTTCCACCGGGCCCAGATCGTTGATTGCGATGACCTCAATATCGTGGCGGTCCTGTTCGATGATCGCGCGCAGGATATTTCGACCAATCCGCCCAAACCCGTTGATTGCAACTTTAACGGCCATCTCAACTCTCCTCGAAACCTGATGTGATCCATGTTCGGCCACTATGCAGCAATTGCAACCGCGTGGCGTATGTTAGCGATAACATGGCGCTTGTAACCCTGAGATGACCGGATGGGAAGGGGGTGCGGCACTAGCGCCAGAAAGCCATCCACTCCAAGACGCGGAGCAGATACCAGCCGACGATCAGGTGCAAATCCCAATGGAAATAGAGGAAATCCGCCGCGACCACCGCGAGGATGATGCCACCGAGCCAGAGGGCGATTGTGTTGGTCATATTAGGCCCATTGTCCGCGCGCTAATCTGCAAGGCAGACACTGGGCCGCGCCGGGTCTGGGTGCAACCCCTCAGTGCAGGAGGCGGCCCATCGCACCGGCCACATCGGCCATGCGAACCGAGAAGCCCCATTCATTGTCATACCACGCCAAGACGCGCACCGTGCGCCCGCCAACCACTTTGGTTTGGTCCGGCGCGAAGATCGACGAATGGGTCGTGTGGTTGAAATCGACGGAGACCTTCGCCTCTGGGTCATAGGCCAGAACTGCGCCCATATGGCCCTGCGCCGCTTCGGCGACAACGGCATTGACCTCTTCGACGGTCACATCGCGGCCCGCCTCGAAGGTCAGATCGACGGCGGAGACATTCGGTGTTGGCACGCGAAGTGCTGTGCCATCAAGCTTGCCATCCAGTTCCGGCAGCACCTCTTTCAGCGCTTTGGCCGCGCCGGTGGAGGTTGGGATCATCGCCATCGCGGCGGCGCGGGCGCGATACAGATCGGCATGGCGGCGGTCGAGCGTCGGCTGATCGCCAGTATAGCTGTGGATCGTGGTCATGATCCCGCGCTCAATTCCGATTGCGTCGTTCAAGACTTTGGCGAGGGGTGCCAGACAGTTC includes:
- a CDS encoding phosphoglycerate kinase, encoding MTWKTLDDMDLAGKRVLTRVDINVPVEDGKVTDTTRIDRIVPTVKDILAKGGMPILVAHFGRPKGQVVPEMSLRPLLPALETAFGQAVGFADGQYGAAAEALQPGEILLLENVRFAPGEEKNDPGFAGRLAGLADIYCNDAFSAAHRAHASTEAIARLLPACAGRLMQAELSALEAALSTPKRPVVAVVGGAKVSTKLDLLGNLVEKVDHLVIGGGMANTFLFAQGHEIGTSLAEQDMAETARAVLAKAAASGCTIHLPKDIVVARAFEAHAPHEILPADQCPTDAMILDAGPATVAALEGVFGASETLIWNGPLGAFELEPFNAATNQAAEAAAQLTAQGQLITVAGGGDTVAALNQAGAADRFTYISTAGGAFLEWMEGKTLPGVAALAG
- the gap gene encoding type I glyceraldehyde-3-phosphate dehydrogenase; this encodes MTVTIGINGFGRIGRCTLAHIAESGRNDVQVVKINATGPIETNAHLLKYDSVHGRFGGEVRVDGDTLDLGRGPMKVFSTYEPRELDWSGCDVVLECTGKFNSRDQAAIHLEHGAKRVLVSAPAKNADKTIVYGVNHRALKPEHKVVSNGSCTTNCLAPLAKVLNDAIGIERGIMTTIHSYTGDQPTLDRRHADLYRARAAAMAMIPTSTGAAKALKEVLPELDGKLDGTALRVPTPNVSAVDLTFEAGRDVTVEEVNAVVAEAAQGHMGAVLAYDPEAKVSVDFNHTTHSSIFAPDQTKVVGGRTVRVLAWYDNEWGFSVRMADVAGAMGRLLH
- the gap gene encoding type I glyceraldehyde-3-phosphate dehydrogenase, with product MAVKVAINGFGRIGRNILRAIIEQDRHDIEVIAINDLGPVETNAHLLRFDSVHGRFPGTVTTTENSIDVGRGPIAVTAIRNPAELPWGDVDIVLECTGIFKGDKAKVHLENGASRVLVSAPSSGADKTIVYGVNHDSLTADDLHVSCASCTTNCLTPPAKVINDTIGIKRGFMTTIHSYTGDQPTLDTMHSDLYRARAAAMSMIPTSTGAAKAVGLVMPELNGKLDGVAIRVPTPNVSAVDLTFEAARDTSIEEINAAIHAAAASGPLKGILGVTDDKLVSMDFNHDPHSSIFATDQTKVMDGNMCRILIWYDNEWGFSCRMADTAVEMAKYL
- a CDS encoding acyl-CoA dehydrogenase family protein, translating into MDARSDLPNHEVTNQPPPRGDRDLWASDAVLRSHAIGANEDVLAGYGAALGRAEMRDAARQAEQIAPDLQLFDPGGRRLDEVRFSPGYHQLMTLGLEAGYAAGPWTGGSHVTHAAQVYLHSQVEPGTCCPMTMTYAAVPALAASPALAARWRPKLTAPAYDPRVAPIHHKQAATLGMAMTEKQGGSDVRANTTRAEPDGEAYRLTGHKWFCSAPMSDGFLTLAQAPGGLSCFLVPRWLEGERNAIHLMRLKDKLGNRANASAEVEYHGALVYLVGEEGRGVQAIIEMVHHTRLDTAIAPAGLMRAALDHLHHWTRHRTAFQRKLVDQPLMQSLLADLVLDWEGATALGLRVARAFDGDTPEDRAFARIAVALAKFLNNKLCPRVVVEAMEGLGGMGYVEETGLPMLYREAPLNGIWEGSGNVICLDILRSLAKDPLAGETLAVELLAAKGADRNYDTALAAHNARWPKGPEEAEARWFAESLAVLLTASVLIRQAPGAVAEGFCATRLAGERGHIAGAISGLNTGALLERLGP
- a CDS encoding fructose bisphosphate aldolase, which translates into the protein MTDAQAAQMTSGPGFIAALDQSGGSTPKALKLYGIGEDAYGSEAEMFDLIHAMRARIATSPAFTGEKVIGAILFEMTMEREIGGKPAAQYLWEERGVVPFLKIDKGLEAEADGVQLMKPMPGLDDLLDRAMAAGIFGTKMRSVINAASPTGIAANVAQQFEIAAQVTAKGLMPIIEPEVTISIADKAEAEDILLAELTHHLDALPAGQQVMLKLTLPSQPNLYKPLVEHPAVMRVVALSGGYSRDDANAKLAENAGVIASFSRALTEGLSAQQSDAEFNAQIAASIDSIHAASIT
- a CDS encoding FtsB family cell division protein, with product MALLFVGAYFTFAAVQGNFGLFHRIQVEAEAESLRIELAELQAETAEMEILTRRLSDDYLDLDLLDEQARSVLGLIRADEIVLP